One Plasmodium malariae genome assembly, contig: PmUG01_00_34, whole genome shotgun sequence DNA segment encodes these proteins:
- the PmUG01_00059400 gene encoding Plasmodium exported protein, unknown function: MIIFFIRAFIFFCLIWIFKYSDESNICDKTRNKELNRNNILNNKYSRLLSTEISASLEDKHKCLKEKIYDLKGKSTASFEKKPYALKQNNLFQEEDNESIYDDNTYKEELNYFMPRIKPQKLGASNVKHNLKEKSSTLKHYNNIQNNKNLHKSLKKLYSENDSSLDNISSSNKRNCIIKKDKINFSIKHDHKHPIRSAISFLPIITLAVIIFALLYFPLIGIFILYLYIQKRQK; the protein is encoded by the exons atgatcatcttttttattagagcctttatttttttctgtctAATATGGATATTCAAATATTCTGATGAG tcAAATATCTGCGATAAAACTCGGAACAAGGAATTGAACAgaaataacatattaaataataaatatagcaGATTGTTAAGCACTGAAATAAGTGCATCGCTGGAAGATAAacataaatgtttaaaagaaaaaatatatgatttaaaaggaaaaagtactgcatcatttgaaaaaaaaccATATGCattaaagcaaaataacCTTTTTCAAGAAGAAGATAATGAATCAATATACGATGATAATACGTATAAAGAAGaattgaattattttatgccACGTATAAAACCTCAAAAACTTGGAGCTTCTAACGTTAagcataatttaaaagaaaaatcttctacattaaaacattataataatattcagAACAATAAAAACCTACACaaatctttaaaaaagttatactCAGAGAATGATTCATCTTTAGACAACATCAGCTCAAGTAATAAACGTAATTGTATTATTaagaaagataaaattaattttagtatAAAACATGATCATAAACATCCAATAAGATCTGCAATTTCCTTTCTCCCTATTATTACTTTAGCAGTGATAATTTTTGCATTGCTGTATTTTCCGTTAATTgggatttttattttgtatctCTATATCCAAAAACgccaaaaataa
- the PmUG01_00059200 gene encoding PIR protein, producing MEDIDYDAVLKESYPYKIYEELNKQVKNVENEEKCNAFNDIASPHKDTYVTLCNKVSKLLDFVFKKDTSENFKEYCSHYRNWVYQEIWNLFKEGTSNDDIEGVINKFNKLQIDLFTKHRKRNCSFGFDIKNLQGLKYNIEEKYLYDYFKNYNTIKSSETCNKCNNGKYREYLKSISDIYNNVKEYCCSYGTSVCDNYFLTCKNEFDPSELLSALLSKGSDSCNGLNRITANFDEETLNSKVSEPEILSSITYGTCFNLKNGRLTSDIKIHPHCSLFATSVTLTRSVPTAEYGGTIVTDSGSHPGSTNLESRSNQAEVDASRRGQPDAKGKKGDFGESAVKIEAVPPAKNAAGPIRWKFDERGTLQCPSKSRNKYEELLCEYMDVLVEGNFATKIDRTGKYKVHIGRSWNESDLKQYRVAVRKRRSANESNILNNIFVRISTGVTLVMGIIFMFYLFFKFTPFGSRLRRHRKRKQRYRFDFTDLYTRKRPRRFLKRTYRHSDRRRFNVVNIEDELHSSNDLRNIN from the exons ATGGAAGATATagattat GATGCAGTTTTAAAAGAGTCATATCCATATAAGATATATGAAGAATTGAATAAACAggtaaaaaatgtagaaaatgaagaaaaatgtaaTGCATTTAATGATATAGCATCCCCTCACAAGGATACATATGTTACACTTTGTAATAAGGTATCAAAACTTTTagattttgtatttaaaaaggatacatcagaaaattttaaagaatattgTTCGCATTATAGAAACTGGGTATATCAAGAAATATGGAATTTGTTTAAAGAAGGTACGTCAAATGATGATATCGAAGgtgttattaataaatttaataaattacagATTGATCTTTTCACTAAGCACAGGAAACGTAATTGTTCTTTTGGATTTGATATTAAGAATTTACAGGGattgaaatataatatcGAAGAGAAGTATTTGtatgattattttaaaaactatAACACTATAAAAAGTAGTGAAACTTGCAATAAATGTAACAACGGTAAATATAGAGAATACCTTAAATCTAttagtgatatatataacaatgtGAAGGAATATTGTTGTTCGTATGGGACATCTGTATgtgataattattttttgacgTGTAAAAATGAGTTTGATCCGAGTGAACTCTTATCTGCATTGCTATCTAAAGGTAGTGATAGTTGTAATGGACTAAATAGAATTACAGCAAATTTTGATGAGGAAACATTAAATTCTAAGGTATCAGAACCAGAAATTTTGAGCTCAATTACTTATGGTACATGCTTTAATCTAAAAAATGGAAGACTTACATCAGATATAAAGATACATCCACATTGTAGTTTATTCGCAACATCTGTGACGTTAACTAGAAGTGTTCCTACAGCTGAATATGGTGGAACAATAGTGACTGATAGTGGATCCCATCCAGGTAGTACGAATTTAGAGTCTAGGTCAAATCAAGCAGAAGTAGATGCATCACGAAGAGGTCAACCTGAtgcaaaaggaaaaaaaggggaTTTTGGTGAGAGCGCCGTAAAAATAGAAGCTGTACCTCCTGCGAAAAACGCAGCTGGTCCTATTAGATGGAAATTTGACGAGAGAGGAACACTGCAGTGTCCATCTAAAAgtagaaataaatatgaagaacTACTTTGCGAGTATATGGATGTATTAGTTGAAGGAAATTTTGCTACAAAAATAGATAGAACTGGGAAGTACAAAGTTCATATTGGAAGATCATGGAATGAATCCGATTTAAAACAATATCGCGTAGCAGTAAGGAAAAGGAGATCAGCTAATgaatcaaatatattaaacaacATTTTTGTTCGTATTTCTACTGGAGTTACTTTAGTAATgggaattatttttatgttttaccttttttttaaa tttACTCCCTTCGGATCACGTTTACGTAGACATagaaaaaggaaacaaaGATATAGGTTTGATTTTACTGATTTATATACACGAAAACGACCAAGGCGCTTCTTAAAACGTACTTATAGACATTCTGACAGGAGGAGATTTAATGTAGTAAATATAGAAGATGAGCTTCATTCATCAAATGATTTACGGAATATCAACTGA
- the PmUG01_00059100 gene encoding STP1 protein, with translation MENCNTRDYTGFGYGASEYVMEKEFKEARKQISSFTASLRTKKNKKEFRVECLKLIDYLITIKDNPPKYTDRKRWVPVLRNYFGNKFDKLTQYGGCPMTFDKKDRDLLELKYNALDFCGKNISYKNKLSDFRKGGSSTYSCNNNSDCIKHCKEYEEWFISKKKYFESNRNLISESCIFKNTSSQFPEKNCNILDTSTFNKLPQCLLPKPDASTQAPTEQKEISRSKLDQVSANVSPVSQDQSLSQVERPPDGQHRPSEHQPSSLPEGPRSDQSQLQTTAADRTQGSLINLDTDTQGSITQKPDAITHSSSSQEILTSSIVKSPGSPELEADSHIKTIPAATDVSHPKPPPTTPVDSKIQDNINSTFFSIFYALMGKFKKKKNIRRKVKFLRILLPSHSVKKDILLSDDHLDQTIHDDEEIIKKLKIHEHNTINNTNMLKRKKDRSKTIIEVHMEVLEEFRNEEWELKKGEFLAVCLEEYKYEKHRTYPNLINGDQMENIKCSNDIEEKKIIWNKWIEMHRNLSEKLKKEDWFNNLKNEWKKEKAMVNETEELNKKYLNENEKGSHLEREKDAWRGWISNRGKIVEHYLEQDWLKGLTNEFDNILDEYENEGTENSVSLINIEEMEHNKSCEELYKYIKKKLLSKLCVLVFMTILEECKKEKNVENKESYLDSSINECNSEKNLDRKYHIIENVVEKGNNVLENSENTEIFDYKEENNFTDEIKDWIGEDDIHVNSI, from the exons ATGGAAAATTGTAATACCAGA GACTACACTGGGTTCGGTTATGGGGCATCAGAATATGTTATGGAAAAGGAATTTAAAGAAGCTCGAAAACAAATTTCATCTTTCACTGCTTCCTTAAggacaaagaaaaataaaaaagaatttaggGTTGAATGCTTAAAATTGATTGATTATCTAATTACAATAAAGGATAATCCCCCAAAATATACTGATCGAAAACGTTGGGTACCAGTACTTAGGAATTATTTTGGAAATAAATTTGACAAGCTTACTCAATATGGTGGTTGTCCTATGACTTTCGATAAGAAAGATAGAGACCTTTTAgaactaaaatataatgcGTTAGACTTCtgtggaaaaaatatatcatataaaaataagctATCTGACTTCAGAAAGGGAGGTAGTAGCACATAtagttgtaataataattctgaTTGTATAAAACATTGTAAGGAATATGAAGAGTGGTTTAtaagtaaaaagaaatattttgaGAGTAATAGAAATCTCATTAGTGAAAGttgcatatttaaaaatacatcaTCACAATTTCCAGAAAAGAATTGTAACATACTAGATACTAGTACATTCAATAAACTTCCTCAATGCCTACTGCCGAAACCAGATGCATCTACTCAAGCTCCAACggaacaaaaagaaataagcAGATCCAAATTAGATCAAGTCAGTGCTAATGTTTCGCCAGTATCTCAAGATCAAAGTCTATCACAAGTGGAACGTCCACCTGATGGACAGCATAGACCATCTGAACATCAACCAAGCAGTTTACCTGAAGGTCCACGTTCAGATCAATCTCAACTTCAAACAACAGCAGCAGACAGAACTCAGGGAagtttaattaatttagatACAGATACACAAGGTTCAATTACTCAAAAACCAGATGCTATTACACATTCTTCATCTTCACAGGAAATATTAACTAGTTCTATAGTAAAATCACCAGGTAGCCCAGAATTAGAAGCAGATAGTCATATTAAAACTATACCCGCAGCTACTGATGTATCACATCCTAAACCTCCTCCTACTACTCCTGTAGACTCTAAAATTCAAGATAACATTAATTCTActttcttttctattttt tACGCTCTAATGGGGAAgtttaaaaagaagaaaaatataagaagaaAAGTTAAATTCCTCAGAATACTACTACCTTCGCATTCTGTTAAAAAAGACATACTTTTATCAGATGATCATTTGGATCAGACGATACatgatgatgaagaaatcataaaaaaattaaaaatacatgaacataacactataaataatacaaatatgctaaagagaaaaaaggacAGATCCAAAACTATTATAGAAGTACATATGGAAGTACTTGAGGAATTCAGAAATGAAGAAtgggaattaaaaaaaggtgAATTTTTAGCAGTATGTCTAGAAGAatacaaatatgaaaaacataGAACCTATcctaatttaataaatggtgatcaaatggaaaatattaaatgtagcAATGatattgaagaaaaaaaaattatatggaaTAAATGGATAGAAATGCACAGAAATCTttctgaaaaattgaaaaaagaagattggtttaataatttgaaaaatgaatggaaaaaagagaaagccATGGTAAATGAAACGGAAGAATTAAacaagaaatatttaaacgaaaatgaaaaaggttCACATttagaaagagaaaaagatgCATGGAGAGGATGGATATCAAACAGAGGTAAAATTGTAGAACATTATTTGGAACAGGACTGGTTAAAGGGATTAACAAATGAatttgataatatattagatgaatatgaaaatgaagGAACTGAAAATAGTGTAtcactaataaatatagaagaaaTGGAACATAACAAAAGTTGcgaagaattatataagtatattaaaaaaaaattattatcaaaatTGTGTGTGCTTGTATTTATGACAATATTAGAGGAGtgcaaaaaagagaaaaatgtagaaaataaGGAATCATATTTAGACAGTTCAATAAATGAATGtaattcagaaaaaaatttagatagGAAATATCACATTATAGAAAATGTTGTTGAAAAGGGAAACAATGTTTTGGAAAATAGTGAAAATACTGAAATTTTTGATTATaaggaagaaaataattttacagaTGAAATAAAGGATTGGATAGGAGAAGATgatatacatgtaaattCTATATAA